One part of the Candidatus Omnitrophota bacterium genome encodes these proteins:
- a CDS encoding phytoene/squalene synthase family protein, with protein sequence MVNKNNKLISQGFKQAEKITKKNSKTFYLCSFFLPKQKRLAAYSVYSICRLSDDAADISTNRKKDLAKIQDNIQKCYNNQELFDPILCAFRKTIQNYDIPKKYFDELLEGMSMDLEKTRYTNFDELYTYCYRVAGVIGLIMLKIFNYTNPLAELHAVELGIAFQLTNIARDIKEDFELGRIYIPKQNLMKHKITESDIKTHNTKENFKNLMIDHIKLTRLYYSKASRGIQFIADTRCRFVTFLMMTLYSEILNEIERNNYNIFSKKVFISLKTKIIKTLYCIVQFFKNDFLVSPPR encoded by the coding sequence ATGGTTAATAAAAATAACAAATTAATTTCTCAAGGCTTTAAGCAAGCAGAAAAAATCACCAAAAAGAATTCAAAAACATTTTATCTCTGTTCCTTTTTTCTACCAAAACAAAAACGCCTTGCCGCTTATAGCGTTTATTCGATCTGCCGATTAAGCGATGACGCGGCTGACATATCGACAAACCGAAAAAAAGATCTTGCCAAGATTCAAGACAATATCCAAAAATGCTACAACAATCAAGAACTATTCGATCCTATTCTTTGCGCTTTTAGAAAAACAATCCAAAATTATGATATCCCAAAGAAATATTTTGACGAACTCCTTGAAGGAATGTCGATGGACTTAGAAAAAACAAGATATACTAATTTCGACGAACTTTATACTTATTGCTATAGAGTTGCCGGGGTCATCGGGCTTATTATGCTCAAAATTTTCAACTACACAAATCCTCTAGCAGAGCTTCATGCCGTTGAACTCGGAATTGCTTTTCAGCTAACAAATATTGCACGAGACATCAAAGAAGATTTTGAGCTTGGTCGTATTTATATCCCCAAGCAAAATCTAATGAAACACAAAATAACAGAATCTGATATTAAAACACATAATACAAAAGAAAATTTTAAAAACTTAATGATTGATCATATTAAATTAACTCGTCTGTATTATTCAAAAGCTAGCCGAGGCATCCAATTCATTGCAGACACTCGCTGTCGTTTCGTAACATTCTTAATGATGACTTTATACTCAGAAATATTAAATGAAATTGAAAGAAATAACTATAATATCTTTTCTAAAAAAGTATTTATCTCATTAAAAACAAAAATAATAAAAACTCTCTACTGTATTGTT